TCCTTTTCGCGCCTGAGCGCAGCCGCACCCCGGTAAAGGTACTCTCCGGAGGGGAGCGCAACCGTTTGCTGCTTGCCAGGCTGTTTTCCAAGCCGTCAAACGTGCTGGTGATGGATGAGCCGACCAATGACCTGGATATAGAGACTTTGGAATTATTGGAGGAATTGCTCTCGGAGTATCCCGGCACTTTGCTTTTAGTCAGCCATGACCGGCAGTTTTTGAATAACGTGGTTACCTCGACCATTGCCCTGGAAGGTAATGGTTTGGTCAAAGAATACGCCGGAGGCTATGACGACTGGTTAAGCCAGCGCAAGCCCGCGGACGCGCCCGAGCCTGCCAAGGTGAAGGCCAAGAAAACTCCGGTAAAGAAAGAAAAGCCGGTCGTTGCGCGCAAACTGACCTTTAAAGAGCAGAAAGAATTGGACGAACTGCCTCTGAGGATAGAAAAGCTGGAAGAGGAGCAGAAGGGATTCTACGCGCTGTTTGCCGATCTCAATTTTTACCAGAAAAGCCCGGAGGATATCGCCAAGGCCAGGGCCAGGTCTGAAGAAATTTCCGTCGAGCTGGATAAAGCCAACCAGCGCTGGGAATACCTGGAAAACATTTGTGCTTCGTAATATAATATGTATGAAAGGGTGAGGACAGGATGCTGAATTTATCCCAAAAAAGATACCGTTTAAGGATGGTGTTGCCGGCATATCCGGCATTCAATATTTATTCCCGTATTGCCAGGGAAACTACGGCTTTAGGGCCGGTATGCGTGGCCAGTACTGTGAATGAAATGGAAAAATGGGATGTTGAGGTTATTGATGAAAACAACCTGCGCAGGTACGGGCCTCAGGGCGCTTCAGGAGGGGCTGACCACGAATTTTTACAAAACTTAAGGCCGGCGGATATAGCCGGGCTTTATGGCGGATTGACCAGCACTATTCCCAGGCTTTATGAAATTGCCCGCTTTTATAAGGATAAAGGGGTGATAACTATCGCCGGCGGCCAGCATTTTGTCAAAGATACTATTCCCGTGGCATTGTCCCGCGGCATAGACTATATAGTTATCGGCGAAGGGGAAGAAACTATTAAAGAATTGCTGGAAGCGCTGCGGGGTGTTCGAAGCGTGAACGAAGTTAAAGGTATCGCTTATTTGAGTGAGGGTAAAGTTGTTTATACCCCGGAACGTCCGCCCCAGACCGATTTTGATAAATTACCTTTACCGGATTTCTCCCTGGTGCGCTATGCCAAGATCAAGATATATCCCATTGGAAGGATACGGGGCTGCGGGATGGATTGCGAATTCTGCACGGTCAAGGGAAAACCCAGGCCGGCTTCTCCGGAACGGCTGCTTGAGAGCATAAGTTTTCTTCTGGAAACCAAAGATGCCCGGCACTTTTTTATCGTTGACGATTTTTTCGGGCAGCAGCGGGAAGAGACTATCCGGTTTTGCAATATGCTCAGGGATTATCAAAAGAATACCGGCAGGAGGCTGGATATTACCGTCCAGATAAGATTGGATAAGGCCAATGACCCGGAATTGCTTTCTGCTATGCGCCAGGCTGGTATTAACACCGTGGCCATTGGTTTTGAGTCCCCCATTGAAGAAGAATTAAAGGTGATGAATAAACACGTAAAACCGGAAGATATGTTATCTTTGGCGGGGATATACCATAAATTCGGGTTCCTGGTGCACGGGATGTTTA
This portion of the Candidatus Omnitrophota bacterium genome encodes:
- a CDS encoding ATP-binding cassette domain-containing protein, whose product is LFAPERSRTPVKVLSGGERNRLLLARLFSKPSNVLVMDEPTNDLDIETLELLEELLSEYPGTLLLVSHDRQFLNNVVTSTIALEGNGLVKEYAGGYDDWLSQRKPADAPEPAKVKAKKTPVKKEKPVVARKLTFKEQKELDELPLRIEKLEEEQKGFYALFADLNFYQKSPEDIAKARARSEEISVELDKANQRWEYLENICAS
- a CDS encoding B12-binding domain-containing radical SAM protein → MLNLSQKRYRLRMVLPAYPAFNIYSRIARETTALGPVCVASTVNEMEKWDVEVIDENNLRRYGPQGASGGADHEFLQNLRPADIAGLYGGLTSTIPRLYEIARFYKDKGVITIAGGQHFVKDTIPVALSRGIDYIVIGEGEETIKELLEALRGVRSVNEVKGIAYLSEGKVVYTPERPPQTDFDKLPLPDFSLVRYAKIKIYPIGRIRGCGMDCEFCTVKGKPRPASPERLLESISFLLETKDARHFFIVDDFFGQQREETIRFCNMLRDYQKNTGRRLDITVQIRLDKANDPELLSAMRQAGINTVAIGFESPIEEELKVMNKHVKPEDMLSLAGIYHKFGFLVHGMFIFGYPMQEGVNFRMPAKERVKRFRNFIKKAKLDTIQVLLPVPLPGTELTDRLAKENRVYPLEELGWEYYDGNFPLFEPDPPMSAEEIQDSTRKIMGRFYQFKYVFMIGVNILSFPAMIFFLHNIRSGWRKWYRPWRNHLLRFGGWITMKQWVAEFGKNKFTQRLKKAKEHLKK